The following are from one region of the Gadus chalcogrammus isolate NIFS_2021 chromosome 19, NIFS_Gcha_1.0, whole genome shotgun sequence genome:
- the LOC130372142 gene encoding serine/threonine-protein phosphatase 2A 55 kDa regulatory subunit B alpha isoform-like isoform X1 — protein sequence MAGGGSEDMQWCFSQVKGAIDDDVAEADIISTVEFNHSGELLATGDRGGRVVIFQQEVENKSVPEYRSEYNVYSTFQSHEPEFDYLKSLEIEEKINKIRWLPQKNASQFLLSTNDKTIKLWKISERDKRPEGYNLKEEDGRYINPGNVTSLRVPVFRPMDLMVEASPRRVFSNAHTYHINSISVNSDHETYLSADDLRVNLWNLEINDRSFNIVDIKPANMEDLTEIITAAEFHPHHCHTLVYSSSKGSIRLCDMRASALCDQHTKLFEEPEDPSNRSFFSEIISSISDVKFSHSGRYLMTRDYLTVKIWDLNMETRPIETYQVHEYLRNKMCSLYENDCLFDKFECCWNGNDSVVMTGSYNNFFRMFDRAQRRDATLEASREHNLPLQLLKPRRVCTGGGGGGGCSKRKKDEISVDSLDFNKKILHTAWHPNDNIIAVATINNLYIFQDKVSDPDSADDLSASDMMCTI from the exons ATGGCAG GAGGTGGGAGTGAAGACATGCAGTGGTGTTTTTCTCAGGTCAAGGGAGCCATCGACGATGATGTGGCTGAAG cggACATCATCTCAACGGTGGAGTTCAACCATTCAGGGGAGCTGTTGGCCACCGGGGACCGGGGGGGGCGCGTGGTCATCTTCCAACAGGAAGTAGAG AACAAGAGCGTCCCCGAGTACCGCAGCGAGTACAATGTTTACAGCACCTTCCAGAGCCACGAGCCCGAGTTCGACTACCTGAAGAGCCTGGAGATCGAGGAGAAGATCAACAAGATCCGCTGGCTGCCCCAGAAGAACGCCTCGCAGTTCCTGTTGTCGACCAACG ATAAAACCATCAAGCTATGGAAGATCAGCGAGCGCGACAAGAGGCCAGAGGGCTACAACCTGAAGGAGGAAGACGGCCGCTACATCAACCCCGGTAACGTGACATCACTGAGG gtgccggtgttccggcCCATGGACCTGATGGTTGAGGCCAGTCCCAGGAGGGTGTTCTCCAACGCCCACACCTACCACATCAACTCCATCTCCGTCAACTCCGACCACGAGACCTACCTGTCTGCCGACGACCTCCGCGTCAACCTCTGGAACCTGGAGATCAACGACCGCAGCTTCA acatCGTGGACATCAAGCCGGCCAACATGGAGGACCTGACGGAGATCATCACGGCGGCCGAGTtccacccccaccactgccACACGCTGGTGtacagcagcagcaagggcaGCATCCGCCTGTGTGACATGAGGGCGTCGGCGCTCTGCGACCAGCACACCAAGC tgtTTGAGGAGCCAGAGGACCCCAGCAACCGCTCCTTCTTCTCCGAGATCATCTCCTCCATCTCGGACGTCAAGTTCAGCCACAGCGGGCGCTACCTGATGACCCGCGACTACCTGACGGTGAAGATCTGGGATCTGAACATGGAGACCCGGCCCATCGAGACCTACCAG GTTCATGAGTACCTGAGGAACAAGATGTGCTCCCTCTACGAGAACGACTGCCTCTTCGACAAGTTTGAATGTTGCTGGAACGGAAACGACAG CGTTGTCATGACGGGCTCGTACAACAACTTCTTCCGCATGTTCGACCGCGCCCAGCGGCGTGACGCCACCCTGGAGGCGTCCCGCGAGCACAACCTGCCGCTGCAGCTGCTGAAGCCGCGCCGGGTCTgcaccggcggcggcggcggtggcggctgcAGCAAGCGCAAGAAGGACGAGATCAGCGTGGACAGTTTGGACTTCAACAAGAAGATCCTGCACACGGCCTGGCACCCCAACGACAACATCATCGCCGTGGCGACCATCAACAACCTCTACATCTTCCAGGACAAAGTGAGCGACCCGGACAGCGCCGACGACCTCTCCGCGTCCGACATGATGTGTACGATCTGA
- the LOC130372142 gene encoding serine/threonine-protein phosphatase 2A 55 kDa regulatory subunit B alpha isoform-like isoform X2 translates to MAGGSEDMQWCFSQVKGAIDDDVAEADIISTVEFNHSGELLATGDRGGRVVIFQQEVENKSVPEYRSEYNVYSTFQSHEPEFDYLKSLEIEEKINKIRWLPQKNASQFLLSTNDKTIKLWKISERDKRPEGYNLKEEDGRYINPGNVTSLRVPVFRPMDLMVEASPRRVFSNAHTYHINSISVNSDHETYLSADDLRVNLWNLEINDRSFNIVDIKPANMEDLTEIITAAEFHPHHCHTLVYSSSKGSIRLCDMRASALCDQHTKLFEEPEDPSNRSFFSEIISSISDVKFSHSGRYLMTRDYLTVKIWDLNMETRPIETYQVHEYLRNKMCSLYENDCLFDKFECCWNGNDSVVMTGSYNNFFRMFDRAQRRDATLEASREHNLPLQLLKPRRVCTGGGGGGGCSKRKKDEISVDSLDFNKKILHTAWHPNDNIIAVATINNLYIFQDKVSDPDSADDLSASDMMCTI, encoded by the exons ATGGCAG GTGGGAGTGAAGACATGCAGTGGTGTTTTTCTCAGGTCAAGGGAGCCATCGACGATGATGTGGCTGAAG cggACATCATCTCAACGGTGGAGTTCAACCATTCAGGGGAGCTGTTGGCCACCGGGGACCGGGGGGGGCGCGTGGTCATCTTCCAACAGGAAGTAGAG AACAAGAGCGTCCCCGAGTACCGCAGCGAGTACAATGTTTACAGCACCTTCCAGAGCCACGAGCCCGAGTTCGACTACCTGAAGAGCCTGGAGATCGAGGAGAAGATCAACAAGATCCGCTGGCTGCCCCAGAAGAACGCCTCGCAGTTCCTGTTGTCGACCAACG ATAAAACCATCAAGCTATGGAAGATCAGCGAGCGCGACAAGAGGCCAGAGGGCTACAACCTGAAGGAGGAAGACGGCCGCTACATCAACCCCGGTAACGTGACATCACTGAGG gtgccggtgttccggcCCATGGACCTGATGGTTGAGGCCAGTCCCAGGAGGGTGTTCTCCAACGCCCACACCTACCACATCAACTCCATCTCCGTCAACTCCGACCACGAGACCTACCTGTCTGCCGACGACCTCCGCGTCAACCTCTGGAACCTGGAGATCAACGACCGCAGCTTCA acatCGTGGACATCAAGCCGGCCAACATGGAGGACCTGACGGAGATCATCACGGCGGCCGAGTtccacccccaccactgccACACGCTGGTGtacagcagcagcaagggcaGCATCCGCCTGTGTGACATGAGGGCGTCGGCGCTCTGCGACCAGCACACCAAGC tgtTTGAGGAGCCAGAGGACCCCAGCAACCGCTCCTTCTTCTCCGAGATCATCTCCTCCATCTCGGACGTCAAGTTCAGCCACAGCGGGCGCTACCTGATGACCCGCGACTACCTGACGGTGAAGATCTGGGATCTGAACATGGAGACCCGGCCCATCGAGACCTACCAG GTTCATGAGTACCTGAGGAACAAGATGTGCTCCCTCTACGAGAACGACTGCCTCTTCGACAAGTTTGAATGTTGCTGGAACGGAAACGACAG CGTTGTCATGACGGGCTCGTACAACAACTTCTTCCGCATGTTCGACCGCGCCCAGCGGCGTGACGCCACCCTGGAGGCGTCCCGCGAGCACAACCTGCCGCTGCAGCTGCTGAAGCCGCGCCGGGTCTgcaccggcggcggcggcggtggcggctgcAGCAAGCGCAAGAAGGACGAGATCAGCGTGGACAGTTTGGACTTCAACAAGAAGATCCTGCACACGGCCTGGCACCCCAACGACAACATCATCGCCGTGGCGACCATCAACAACCTCTACATCTTCCAGGACAAAGTGAGCGACCCGGACAGCGCCGACGACCTCTCCGCGTCCGACATGATGTGTACGATCTGA